The following coding sequences lie in one Phragmites australis chromosome 8, lpPhrAust1.1, whole genome shotgun sequence genomic window:
- the LOC133927190 gene encoding phosphoglycerate kinase, cytosolic-like, with translation MATKRSVGTLTEADLKGKKVFLRADLNVPLDDNQKITDDTRIRASVPTIKFLMEKGAKVILASHLGRPKGVTPKYSLKPLVPRLSELLGVDVVMANDCIGEEVQKLAASIPDGGVLLLENVRFHKEEEKNDPEFAKKLASVADLYVNDAFGTAHRAHASTEGVTKYLKPAVAGFLMQKELDYLVGAVANPKKPFAAIVGGSKVSTKIGVIESLLAKVDILILGGGMIFTFYKAQGYAVGKSLVEEDKLELATSLIEKAKSKGVSLLLPTDVVVADKFAADAESKIVPASSIPDGWMGLDIGPDSIKTFSETLDTTKTVIWNGPMGVFEFEKFAAGTDAIAKKLAEITAKGATTIIGGGDSVAAVEKAGLADKMSHISTGGGASLELLEGKTLPGVLALDDA, from the exons ATGGCGACAAAGAGGAGCGTCGGCACCCTGACGGAGGCGGATCTGAAGGGGAAGAAGGTGTTCCTCCGCGCCGATCTGAACGTGCCTCTGGATGACAACCAGAAGATCACCGACGACACCCGCATCCGCGCGTCCGTGCCCACCATCAAGTTCTTGATGGAGAAGGGCGCCAAGGTCATCCTGGCCAGCCATCTG GGACGTCCAAAAGGTGTTACTCCCAAGTACAGCTTGAAGCCTCTTGTCCCACGCTTGTCTGAACTCCTCGGAGTCGAT GTTGTGATGGCCAATGACTGCATTGGTGAGGAAGTTCAGAAGCTGGCTGCTTCTATACCAGATGGAGGCGTTCTGCTTCTAGAAAATGTTAGGTTCCacaaggaggaagagaagaacgACCCTGAGTTTGCCAAGAAGCTGGCATCTGTTGCTGATCTCTATGTAAATGATGCCTTTGGTACGGCACACAGAGCCCATGCTTCAACAGAGGGAGTTACCAAGTATTTGAAGCCTGCTGTTGCTGGCTTCCTTATGCAGAAG GAACTTGACTACCTTGTTGGCGCTGTTGCCAACCCAAAGAAGCCATTCGCTGCAATTGTCGGTGGATCCAAGGTGTCAACGAAGATTGGGGTGATTGAATCTCTTTTGGCGAAAGTTGACATTCTCATCCTTGGTGGTggtatgatctttacattttaCAAGGCTCAGGGATATGCTGTTGGAAAATCTCTTGTGGAGGAAGACAAGCTTGAACTAGCAACCTCACTTATTGAAAAAGCCAAGTCAAAGGGAGTCTCTCTCTTACTTCCCACTGATGTTGTAGTGGCTGACAAGTTCGCCGCAGATGCTGAGAGCAAG ATTGTTCCTGCATCTTCTATCCCTGATGGTTGGATGGGCCTTGATATTGGCCCTGACTCCATCAAAACTTTCAGTGAAACTTTGGATACCACCAAGACTGTCATCTGGAATGGACCTATGGGAGTTTTCGAGTTTGAGAAGTTTGCAGCTGGCACTGAT GCGATTGCCAAGAAGTTAGCTGAAATCACTGCGAAAGGGGCCACAACCATCATTGGAGGTGGCGACTCTGTTGCTGCTGTTGAGAAGGCCGGGTTGGCGGACAAGATGAGCCACATCTCAACCGGTGGTGGTGCGAGCTTGGAGCTGTTGGAAGGCAAGACCCTCCCGGGTGTCCTTGCTCTTGACGACGCATAG